One segment of Candidatus Niyogibacteria bacterium CG10_big_fil_rev_8_21_14_0_10_46_36 DNA contains the following:
- a CDS encoding Asp-tRNA(Asn)/Glu-tRNA(Gln) amidotransferase GatCAB subunit C has translation MISAEEIEHLARLARIHINERDKNNLAHDLQAILEYVKTLQEADVGDETFTHFEHLTSSLRGDTKENTEDTELIKRLLAAAPMEEDGYIKVKNVLEK, from the coding sequence ATGATATCAGCAGAAGAAATAGAACATCTTGCGCGTCTTGCGCGGATACATATAAACGAACGGGATAAGAATAATCTTGCACATGACCTGCAAGCGATTTTGGAATATGTAAAGACATTACAGGAAGCCGATGTGGGAGATGAAACATTTACACACTTTGAACATCTCACATCAAGTTTGCGGGGCGATACAAAAGAAAACACAGAAGACACCGAACTTATAAAGCGTTTGCTTGCTGCGGCACCCATGGAGGAAGACGGCTATATTAAGGTAAAAAATGTTTTAGAAAAATAA
- the gatA gene encoding Asp-tRNA(Asn)/Glu-tRNA(Gln) amidotransferase GatCAB subunit A (allows the formation of correctly charged Asn-tRNA(Asn) or Gln-tRNA(Gln) through the transamidation of misacylated Asp-tRNA(Asn) or Glu-tRNA(Gln) in organisms which lack either or both of asparaginyl-tRNA or glutaminyl-tRNA synthetases; reaction takes place in the presence of glutamine and ATP through an activated phospho-Asp-tRNA(Asn) or phospho-Glu-tRNA), whose translation MALIDLNTLTIADAKKALHDKDISARELVGMYAEEIKKKDKGVHAYLEVFDDAFERAQEIDERLASGAEPRVLEGVPFAIKDNMLIRGKHASAASNILEPYIASYDAYVVEKLRDAGAVFLGRTNMDEFAMGSSTEHSAFGPTKNPHDTKRVPGGSSGGSAAAVSAGMALAALGSDTGGSIRQPAAFCGVVGMKPTYGAVSRSGLIAMASSLDQIGPLTGTVNDAELIYNVIRGKDEKDATTVSSKEHAKKEKLVIGIPKEYGLDTELVDADMKDVWMRAREVLEKEGHITKEVSLPYTSYALPLYYVIMPAEVSSNLARFDGVRYGFSHKGKNLLEMYEESRSKGFGGEAQRRILLGTYILSAGYYDAYYARAQKVRARFIADFKRVFGEVDMLLTPTTPSPAFAFGEKSDDPVKMYASDIFTVSANLAGVPALSVPFGTGERNGATLPFGMQLIAPWFGEPMLFDAGKALERYN comes from the coding sequence ATGGCGCTTATCGATCTTAATACGCTTACCATAGCTGACGCTAAAAAAGCTCTTCATGACAAAGATATTTCCGCGCGGGAGCTTGTCGGGATGTATGCTGAAGAAATAAAAAAGAAGGACAAAGGGGTGCACGCGTATCTTGAAGTATTTGATGACGCGTTTGAGCGCGCACAAGAAATAGACGAGCGGCTGGCGTCGGGCGCGGAACCGCGGGTGCTTGAAGGCGTGCCGTTTGCGATAAAAGACAATATGCTTATCCGGGGCAAGCACGCGTCTGCCGCTTCAAACATATTAGAACCATATATTGCGTCGTACGATGCGTATGTTGTAGAAAAACTCCGTGACGCAGGCGCGGTATTTTTGGGGAGGACAAACATGGACGAATTTGCAATGGGCTCATCCACCGAACACTCGGCATTCGGTCCCACAAAAAACCCACATGACACAAAACGGGTACCCGGCGGGTCGTCAGGAGGTTCTGCGGCTGCGGTGTCTGCGGGTATGGCATTAGCAGCGCTTGGTTCAGATACAGGCGGGTCAATCCGCCAGCCTGCGGCATTCTGCGGCGTTGTGGGGATGAAACCCACATATGGCGCGGTTTCCCGTTCCGGCCTTATTGCGATGGCGTCTTCTTTAGATCAGATAGGCCCGCTTACGGGGACGGTCAATGATGCGGAGCTCATATATAATGTTATCCGCGGAAAAGACGAAAAAGATGCAACCACAGTCTCATCCAAAGAGCATGCAAAAAAAGAAAAGCTCGTTATCGGTATCCCGAAGGAATATGGATTAGATACGGAACTTGTTGACGCTGACATGAAAGATGTATGGATGCGTGCGCGTGAAGTTCTTGAAAAAGAAGGGCATATAACGAAAGAAGTATCGCTTCCGTACACATCGTACGCGCTTCCGCTGTATTATGTCATTATGCCTGCCGAAGTGTCATCAAATCTTGCGCGGTTTGACGGCGTTCGGTACGGGTTTTCTCACAAAGGGAAAAATCTTCTTGAGATGTATGAAGAAAGCCGCAGCAAGGGATTTGGTGGTGAGGCGCAGCGGCGGATTCTTTTAGGAACTTATATTCTTTCCGCCGGATATTATGACGCGTATTACGCGCGCGCTCAAAAAGTACGGGCGCGGTTTATTGCCGACTTTAAGCGAGTCTTTGGCGAGGTGGATATGCTTCTTACACCGACTACGCCGTCCCCAGCGTTTGCGTTCGGCGAAAAGTCGGATGACCCGGTGAAGATGTATGCGTCAGATATTTTTACGGTGTCTGCGAATTTGGCGGGAGTCCCCGCATTATCCGTGCCATTTGGCACTGGAGAACGCAATGGCGCAACGCTTCCGTTTGGCATGCAGCTTATTGCGCCATGGTTTGGGGAACCAATGCTTTTTGATGCAGGAAAAGCACTTGAGCGGTATAATTAA